From Synoicihabitans lomoniglobus, the proteins below share one genomic window:
- the rnpA gene encoding ribonuclease P protein component gives MRFRAESHLRRPAEFAKVRASGRRYHCGGFVLWAAHRPAPSEGTPPAPTGPRAGFVASKAAVGNAVARNRAKRRLREVFRHHQSLVPMDMDLILQARRSLNRLEYAEIERKFLKACADLFPARSI, from the coding sequence ATGCGCTTCCGAGCCGAATCGCACCTGCGACGGCCCGCGGAATTCGCCAAGGTGCGCGCCTCAGGCCGCCGCTATCATTGCGGCGGTTTTGTTTTGTGGGCGGCCCACCGCCCTGCGCCGAGCGAAGGCACGCCCCCCGCGCCGACGGGTCCCCGCGCGGGATTTGTTGCTTCCAAAGCCGCTGTGGGCAACGCGGTGGCTCGCAATCGCGCTAAACGACGGCTGCGAGAGGTGTTTCGTCACCACCAGTCCCTCGTGCCGATGGACATGGATTTGATTCTGCAAGCCCGGCGTTCGCTCAATCGGCTTGAGTATGCCGAGATCGAACGGAAGTTTCTGAAGGCTTGCGCGGATTTGTTTCCCGCTCGTTCCATCTGA
- the yidD gene encoding membrane protein insertion efficiency factor YidD yields the protein MSAVIESKIVQTVVALPARGLLGLIRLYQLTLSPVLPIVFGPNCGCRFHPTCSHYAAGAVRTHGAVRGTALAIWRLLKCTPLHPGGFDPVPPVRSTRPVCERVGPPLSAR from the coding sequence ATGTCCGCTGTAATTGAGTCCAAAATCGTCCAGACCGTCGTCGCGCTGCCCGCGCGCGGGCTGCTGGGACTCATCCGTCTGTATCAGCTGACCCTCTCACCGGTGTTGCCGATCGTGTTTGGACCCAACTGCGGTTGCCGCTTTCACCCGACCTGTTCGCATTACGCGGCCGGCGCGGTGCGCACGCATGGCGCGGTGCGCGGCACGGCCTTGGCGATTTGGCGTTTACTCAAATGCACCCCGCTGCACCCGGGCGGATTCGATCCGGTGCCGCCCGTCCGTTCGACGCGCCCGGTGTGCGAACGCGTGGGCCCCCCACTTTCGGCCCGCTGA
- the yidC gene encoding membrane protein insertase YidC: protein MDKKNTVIGILLLVAAFGVFFYGQRFAPPAPPAPEVVPVQAPLPTATNQAAPTESSMTSSPADAEFAALAGENANEVLTILENDFVRVSFTNFGGAIGDVAFKHYTDAVDSSLPFVFNHPRVEPILAITNVPGIGPKTAFKLVSATNSEVVYRAVLEGRLEVTRRYSLGTGAEGSDPYLIRHDTAMRDLSGKGSPSMNAGLSLGTSSLVSPNDYGQFLNVMSWDGEDETLTKPGELKGGGFLAAIGLKDGASKSSLTKGGEAVWAAVKNQFFVSVYTGDTPGFSTTTRRVELPPFPGSTRANEGITGVLNYTVPAVAGDQVAALGGDLYVGPKEYDRLRDFENKQSEVMQFAPYFFSKIFLSGVVGPILNLTMVTIERWIGNWGVAIILMTLLLKLVTLPFTLAASRSAKKMAKLQPLMKEVREKFKDQPQKLNEATLKIFKENKVNPMGGCIPILITMPLFVAFFAMLQGTAELRFQGFLWVTDLSAPDTVARIFGLPINIMPLLMGATMIYQMKLTPTPTTDNAQAQMMKFMPIVFTLICYNFAAALALYSTVNGLFTIAQQIIVNKTTKDDGAVVNPTEPVKSSAWNPKKKIARKKK from the coding sequence ATGGATAAAAAGAATACTGTCATCGGCATCCTGCTGCTCGTCGCGGCGTTTGGCGTCTTTTTCTATGGCCAGCGCTTCGCCCCGCCGGCCCCGCCCGCGCCCGAAGTCGTCCCGGTCCAGGCCCCGTTGCCGACGGCGACGAATCAAGCGGCCCCGACGGAGTCCTCCATGACGTCCTCGCCGGCCGATGCGGAGTTCGCCGCGTTGGCGGGTGAAAATGCCAACGAAGTCCTCACGATCTTGGAAAACGATTTCGTGCGCGTGAGTTTCACCAACTTTGGCGGCGCCATTGGTGACGTTGCCTTCAAGCATTACACCGACGCCGTCGATTCCAGTCTGCCGTTTGTTTTCAATCACCCGCGTGTCGAGCCGATCCTCGCCATCACCAACGTGCCGGGCATCGGTCCCAAGACGGCATTCAAGCTCGTTAGTGCCACCAACTCGGAGGTGGTCTACCGGGCGGTTCTCGAAGGGCGCCTTGAGGTCACTCGTCGCTACTCCCTCGGCACCGGTGCGGAGGGTTCCGATCCGTATTTGATCCGCCATGATACGGCGATGCGCGATTTGTCCGGCAAAGGCTCTCCGTCGATGAACGCGGGCTTGAGCCTGGGCACCTCGTCCCTCGTATCGCCCAATGATTACGGCCAGTTCCTCAACGTCATGTCGTGGGACGGCGAAGACGAAACGCTGACCAAACCCGGCGAATTGAAAGGCGGCGGTTTTCTGGCCGCCATCGGGTTGAAGGACGGTGCCTCCAAGTCCTCGCTCACCAAGGGGGGCGAAGCGGTGTGGGCGGCCGTGAAGAACCAGTTTTTCGTGAGCGTCTACACCGGCGACACGCCCGGATTCAGCACGACGACGCGCCGCGTGGAGTTGCCACCGTTCCCGGGCAGCACCCGCGCCAACGAGGGCATCACCGGTGTGCTCAACTACACGGTTCCCGCCGTGGCCGGCGACCAAGTCGCGGCGTTGGGCGGCGATCTCTACGTGGGTCCGAAGGAATACGACCGTCTGCGCGATTTCGAGAACAAGCAGTCGGAGGTCATGCAGTTTGCCCCTTACTTTTTCTCGAAGATCTTCCTCTCCGGCGTGGTCGGCCCGATCCTCAACCTTACGATGGTTACGATCGAGCGTTGGATCGGCAACTGGGGCGTGGCGATCATCCTCATGACGCTGCTCCTCAAGCTCGTCACCTTGCCCTTCACCCTGGCGGCTTCTCGCTCGGCCAAGAAGATGGCCAAGCTCCAGCCGCTGATGAAAGAGGTGCGCGAAAAGTTCAAGGACCAGCCGCAGAAGCTCAATGAAGCGACGCTCAAGATTTTCAAAGAGAACAAGGTCAACCCCATGGGCGGTTGTATCCCGATTCTCATTACGATGCCGTTGTTCGTGGCGTTCTTCGCCATGTTGCAGGGCACGGCCGAGCTGCGTTTCCAGGGCTTCCTCTGGGTGACCGATCTTTCGGCTCCCGATACGGTGGCGCGCATCTTTGGCCTTCCGATCAACATCATGCCGCTACTCATGGGCGCGACCATGATCTACCAGATGAAACTCACGCCGACGCCGACAACCGACAATGCGCAGGCGCAGATGATGAAGTTCATGCCGATCGTCTTCACGTTGATCTGTTACAACTTCGCCGCGGCCCTCGCGCTTTACTCCACGGTCAACGGGCTCTTCACGATCGCCCAGCAGATCATCGTCAACAAGACGACCAAGGATGACGGTGCGGTGGTGAACCCGACCGAGCCCGTGAAATCCTCGGCGTGGAATCCCAAGAAGAAAATCGCCCGTAAGAAGAAATAA
- a CDS encoding YebC/PmpR family DNA-binding transcriptional regulator — MSGHSKWSTIKRAKGANDAKRGKIFSRISRDLTLAAKAGGGDPAANTRLRTIVLKAKAENMPSDNVERAIKKGTGELPGVSYEDNMYEGYGPGGVAFVIKCTTDNKTRTSQDVRSILSKHGGNLAQSGAVAFQFIHVGQFLIAKDAIDEDGLMEIALEAGADDVITSDDGYEVRCEIAEFDHLSHALDEAGITPASAELAYIATTPAPIDDISTARSVRKLHDALDNNDDVQQIFSNEEYSAEIAAELDAEE, encoded by the coding sequence ATGTCAGGTCATAGCAAGTGGTCCACCATCAAGCGCGCCAAGGGCGCCAACGACGCCAAGCGCGGCAAGATTTTCAGCCGCATTTCCCGCGACCTCACTCTCGCCGCCAAAGCCGGCGGCGGTGACCCGGCGGCGAACACCCGCCTGCGCACGATCGTGCTCAAGGCCAAGGCGGAGAACATGCCGTCCGACAACGTCGAGCGCGCCATCAAAAAGGGCACCGGCGAACTGCCGGGCGTTTCTTACGAGGACAACATGTATGAGGGCTACGGGCCGGGCGGCGTGGCGTTCGTGATCAAATGCACGACCGACAACAAGACCCGCACTTCCCAGGACGTGCGGTCCATTCTCTCCAAACACGGTGGCAACCTCGCGCAATCCGGGGCGGTCGCGTTTCAATTCATCCACGTGGGCCAGTTCCTCATTGCCAAGGACGCCATCGATGAGGACGGACTCATGGAAATCGCTCTCGAAGCCGGCGCCGACGACGTGATCACCAGTGACGACGGCTACGAAGTCCGCTGCGAAATCGCCGAATTCGATCACCTGTCCCACGCTCTCGACGAAGCGGGCATCACCCCGGCCAGCGCCGAACTCGCCTACATCGCGACCACGCCGGCCCCGATCGATGACATCTCCACCGCCCGTTCCGTGCGCAAGCTCCACGACGCGCTGGATAACAACGACGACGTGCAGCAAATCTTCTCCAACGAAGAGTATTCCGCCGAGATCGCTGCCGAACTCGACGCGGAAGAGTAA
- the metX gene encoding homoserine O-acetyltransferase MetX, whose translation MNDAALDEFEAAHAEPGEVGVVVPQDYVSDEPFTFDCGRTIPGFTIRYETYGRLNATGTNAILVCHALSGDHHCAGIHHLTDRKVGWWNNIIGPGKALDTNHYFVACANVIGGCQGSTGPLSTDPETGRPYGINFPIVTINDMVRAQERWLRALGVTQLHAAMGGSMGGMQVLQFGITFPGFVKRMIAMATTARESAQAIAFNEVGRQAILQDPDWADGNYATGGGPKVGLAIARMMAHITYLSDASMARKFGRRTVAERPRSGAAAATVPTAGATDTESHAFDAQFEVESYLRYQGKSFINRFDANSYLYITRALDQFDLAAGSDSLEAAFAPLEARSLVVGFTSDWLFTPEQNRAIAMALLRAGKNASYAELTTDLGHDSFLLESPQLYDLVRDFLTS comes from the coding sequence ATGAACGACGCCGCGCTCGACGAATTTGAAGCCGCCCACGCCGAACCCGGCGAGGTCGGGGTCGTCGTGCCGCAGGACTACGTCTCCGACGAGCCATTCACCTTCGACTGCGGGCGCACGATCCCGGGTTTCACCATCCGCTACGAAACCTATGGCCGCCTCAACGCCACCGGCACCAACGCGATTCTGGTGTGCCACGCACTGTCCGGTGATCACCACTGCGCCGGCATTCACCACCTCACCGATCGCAAAGTCGGCTGGTGGAACAACATCATCGGTCCCGGCAAGGCCCTCGACACCAACCATTATTTCGTCGCCTGCGCCAACGTCATTGGCGGCTGCCAGGGCTCGACCGGACCGCTCTCCACCGACCCCGAGACAGGACGGCCCTACGGCATCAATTTCCCCATTGTCACCATCAACGACATGGTGCGCGCCCAGGAACGCTGGTTGCGCGCGCTTGGCGTGACCCAGCTCCACGCCGCCATGGGCGGCTCCATGGGCGGTATGCAAGTGCTGCAATTTGGCATCACCTTCCCCGGTTTCGTCAAACGCATGATCGCGATGGCCACCACCGCCCGCGAAAGCGCGCAAGCCATCGCTTTCAACGAAGTCGGCCGCCAAGCCATCCTCCAGGACCCCGACTGGGCCGACGGCAACTACGCCACCGGCGGCGGCCCCAAAGTCGGCCTCGCGATCGCCCGCATGATGGCGCACATCACCTATCTCAGCGACGCCTCCATGGCGCGCAAGTTCGGCCGCCGCACCGTCGCCGAACGCCCCCGCTCGGGCGCAGCCGCCGCCACCGTGCCCACCGCCGGAGCAACCGACACCGAAAGCCACGCCTTTGACGCCCAATTCGAAGTCGAGAGCTACCTGCGATATCAGGGGAAAAGCTTCATCAACCGCTTCGACGCCAACTCCTATCTCTACATTACGCGCGCCCTCGACCAATTCGACCTCGCCGCAGGATCGGATTCGCTCGAAGCCGCCTTCGCCCCTCTGGAAGCCCGCAGCCTCGTAGTCGGATTCACCAGCGACTGGTTGTTCACGCCCGAACAAAATCGCGCCATCGCCATGGCTCTGCTGCGCGCCGGCAAAAACGCCAGCTACGCTGAACTCACCACGGACCTCGGCCACGACTCGTTCCTGCTCGAATCCCCCCAACTCTACGACCTCGTCCGCGACTTTCTCACCAGTTGA
- a CDS encoding metallophosphoesterase family protein, with protein MRIAVISDTHDHMPPMLPGRLADADEIWHLGDVCDPDTLVELELLDIPLWTVAGNCDSWPTWPLHRRMERAGHTFHLEHIPLDRAPRGVTAVLHGHTHVPRDETDMLGVRWLNPGSASSPRYDGPPSFAWLTLDESTDRGPYSWSVESLEK; from the coding sequence ATGCGCATCGCGGTTATATCCGATACCCACGACCATATGCCGCCGATGCTGCCCGGACGGCTCGCTGACGCCGACGAAATCTGGCATCTTGGCGACGTGTGCGATCCTGACACGCTGGTGGAACTCGAACTCCTGGACATACCGCTGTGGACCGTCGCGGGTAATTGTGACAGCTGGCCCACGTGGCCGCTCCACCGTCGCATGGAGCGCGCCGGCCACACGTTTCACCTCGAACACATTCCGCTCGACCGCGCGCCGCGAGGCGTGACGGCGGTCCTCCACGGTCACACCCACGTCCCGCGTGACGAGACCGACATGTTGGGCGTGCGATGGCTCAACCCCGGCTCCGCCAGTTCTCCGCGCTACGACGGACCGCCCAGCTTTGCGTGGCTCACACTCGACGAGAGCACGGACCGCGGCCCCTACAGCTGGTCCGTCGAGTCGCTCGAAAAATAG
- the rpmH gene encoding 50S ribosomal protein L34, translating to MQPTFRPHRKKRFRKIGFRARMATRGGRAVINARRRKGRKRLTVAAC from the coding sequence ATGCAACCGACCTTCCGCCCACACCGCAAAAAGCGCTTTCGCAAGATTGGCTTCCGCGCCCGCATGGCCACCCGCGGTGGCCGCGCCGTCATTAACGCCCGCCGCCGCAAAGGCCGCAAGCGTCTGACCGTGGCTGCTTGCTAA
- a CDS encoding methionine biosynthesis protein MetW, with the protein MSLRSHKRTVDLQVITDWVTTSSRVLDLGCGRGVLLQELAQQKRTRGIGVDLEVDKISACVKRGLSAYQGDMMAFMESFDDGHFDHVICSRTLEEVDEPARVIAEALRVGRSFTIGFANHGFWKNRLDALFLGRKPRNDVYQTSWGESRPANPLTIADFEDFCRNHGYRITKRVHLRGDWKTPNRLFPNLCAGYALYELTH; encoded by the coding sequence GTGTCCCTTCGCTCTCACAAACGCACCGTTGATCTGCAAGTCATCACCGACTGGGTGACGACCTCCTCGCGCGTGCTCGATCTCGGCTGCGGCCGCGGCGTATTGCTGCAGGAGCTCGCCCAACAAAAGCGCACGCGTGGCATCGGCGTGGATCTCGAAGTCGATAAAATCTCCGCCTGCGTGAAGCGCGGACTCTCCGCCTACCAAGGCGACATGATGGCCTTCATGGAATCGTTCGACGACGGTCACTTCGATCACGTCATCTGTTCGCGAACCTTGGAAGAAGTCGACGAACCCGCCCGGGTCATCGCCGAAGCGCTGCGCGTCGGCCGCAGCTTCACGATCGGCTTTGCCAACCACGGTTTTTGGAAGAACCGCCTCGACGCACTCTTCCTCGGCCGCAAACCGCGCAACGACGTTTATCAAACGAGCTGGGGCGAAAGCCGCCCGGCCAACCCGCTCACGATCGCGGACTTCGAGGATTTTTGCCGCAACCACGGCTACCGCATCACCAAGCGGGTGCACTTGCGGGGCGATTGGAAAACCCCCAACCGCCTCTTCCCCAACCTCTGCGCCGGCTACGCCCTCTACGAGCTGACCCACTGA
- a CDS encoding PadR family transcriptional regulator, translating into MANLRNDLLQGTLDLLILQILSHATLHGWDIAKRMAVLSQDRLTLKQGSLYPALHRLEAKGWIAPEWGVSEAGRSAKFYKLTRTGRRQLEAERANWDAFVVAMASVLKAEKDA; encoded by the coding sequence ATGGCAAATCTTCGGAATGACCTGCTGCAAGGCACCCTCGACCTCTTGATTTTGCAGATCCTCTCCCATGCGACGCTGCATGGCTGGGACATCGCCAAACGCATGGCCGTGCTCTCGCAGGACCGCCTCACTTTAAAACAAGGTTCACTCTACCCGGCGCTGCATCGCCTCGAAGCCAAGGGATGGATCGCGCCGGAATGGGGCGTCTCGGAGGCTGGCCGCAGTGCCAAATTCTACAAACTCACGCGCACCGGTCGCCGTCAGTTGGAAGCCGAGCGCGCTAATTGGGATGCATTCGTCGTCGCCATGGCCAGCGTGCTCAAAGCGGAGAAAGACGCCTAA
- a CDS encoding M20/M25/M40 family metallo-hydrolase, whose translation MRITPFSALLGGLLVTSCPATEPDSRLDPDIEFMVRHISPARLKTDVYTLAGFHTRHTLSETESDTRGIGAARRWIKAEFKKISADTGGRLQVAFDRFQQPPTPPRLPAGAEIVNVVATLPGSQPESVNRIYVVSGHYDSRSLGIMDTATYAPGANDDGSGTVAVLELARAMAGHTFDATIVFMAVASEEQGLNGARHWADTAKAADRHIAGMFTNDIIGNTLDEDGKRDASHVRLFASGVPTDNPMSAEVLAQIRTGGENDFPTRQLARHIKEVGERYVDDFEVRIVYRLDRYLRGGDHAPFVAAGYPAVRFTEPKEYFAHQHQDVRVEDGIQFGDLPEFVDADYVAQVARVNAAALATLARAPAAPTGVQIEAVALTNDSTLRWDRGPEPDLAGYRIVWRETTSAFWEHHAWAGDVTRFTIADVSKDNVIFGVQAVDVDGHASPAVYPTPWRGR comes from the coding sequence ATGCGAATCACCCCGTTTTCAGCTCTGCTCGGTGGACTTTTGGTCACGTCGTGCCCGGCGACCGAACCGGATTCCCGTCTTGATCCGGACATCGAGTTCATGGTGCGACATATTTCACCCGCCCGCTTGAAAACCGACGTCTACACCCTCGCCGGGTTCCACACCCGCCACACTTTGAGTGAAACGGAGAGCGATACGCGCGGCATCGGCGCGGCCCGACGGTGGATAAAGGCGGAATTCAAGAAAATTTCCGCCGACACCGGAGGCCGCCTGCAGGTCGCTTTTGATCGTTTCCAACAACCACCGACTCCGCCACGCCTCCCGGCCGGAGCCGAGATCGTCAACGTCGTGGCCACCCTGCCCGGCTCACAGCCGGAATCCGTCAACCGTATCTACGTGGTCAGCGGCCACTACGACTCGCGTTCGCTGGGCATCATGGACACCGCCACCTACGCCCCCGGGGCGAACGATGACGGCTCCGGCACCGTCGCCGTGCTTGAACTCGCCCGCGCCATGGCTGGACACACCTTCGACGCCACCATCGTCTTCATGGCCGTCGCCTCCGAGGAACAGGGTCTCAATGGCGCCCGCCACTGGGCCGATACCGCCAAAGCCGCCGACCGCCACATCGCCGGCATGTTCACCAACGACATCATCGGCAACACGCTCGACGAAGACGGCAAACGCGATGCTTCCCACGTCCGCCTCTTCGCCAGCGGCGTGCCCACCGACAATCCCATGTCCGCCGAGGTGCTCGCGCAGATCCGCACCGGCGGCGAAAACGACTTCCCCACCCGCCAGCTCGCCCGCCACATCAAGGAAGTCGGCGAGCGCTACGTCGATGACTTCGAGGTCCGCATTGTCTACCGTCTTGACCGCTATCTCCGCGGGGGCGACCACGCGCCGTTCGTCGCCGCAGGTTACCCGGCCGTGCGCTTCACCGAGCCCAAGGAATACTTTGCCCATCAACATCAGGACGTGCGCGTCGAGGACGGCATCCAATTCGGCGACCTGCCCGAATTCGTCGATGCCGACTACGTCGCCCAAGTCGCCCGCGTCAACGCCGCCGCCCTCGCCACCCTCGCCCGCGCCCCCGCCGCGCCCACCGGCGTGCAAATAGAAGCGGTCGCCCTGACCAACGATTCCACCCTGCGCTGGGACCGTGGACCCGAGCCCGATCTCGCCGGCTACCGCATCGTTTGGCGCGAAACGACGTCCGCGTTCTGGGAGCATCACGCTTGGGCCGGCGATGTGACGCGCTTCACGATAGCGGATGTTTCCAAGGACAATGTCATCTTCGGTGTGCAAGCCGTCGATGTTGACGGCCACGCCAGCCCGGCCGTTTACCCGACACCATGGCGCGGGCGGTGA
- a CDS encoding ABC transporter permease has product MLAELFAFLRTTLRRWFLRDRQETALRDELAFHREQLVSQYREEGMTPAEAEHAAAKEFGAFADAYVEESRDTWRPSWIRAVGHDLRFATRSMMRSPSFSLLAVVTLALGIGACTTMFSVIQSTVRSALPVEDQDRLVFFWEDNLELGIDQFSQSIPNFVDYRDRLTSFESLIGTNGGNVSLALETGAAMHARAVAISAGFSRAFGWPLLRGRDFLSAEDAPGGPAVAIISERVWREQFNGRENVIGATVLIDREPHQVVGVVGRQADLLGDTDVWRPLRPDPTRVSRDDHWVTVIGKLKTGVAIDQAEAEIDAVAATLRAEYPDTMKGWGAHLETLTDQIIPPAWRDSLNLLFAAVGLLLLIACANVANLLLSRALIRENEIAIRISLGATRGQIVRQLLCETLVLAAAGTAVGLLLTYWGLDALRTFAPTDLPRIDTIALSTPSFVFAALTCLGTTLVAGLLPALKGTGGKRPPGQGMAVKTIGGSKHRNRLRDLLVMIQVALSLALLVGAGLLIRSFGQLSQESPGFDADNVLTFSIGLDEATYGDPSAKQAFYRRVGEELRALPGVEAVAQTSGLPFGDGGTSLNLFPAEAAALSLEESVQSSWRIVDANYFAVLRIPLVEGRAFDDRDTNWDTPVIMLSRRLAEQFWPGESALGKRVNPGGGDNLYTVIGVVEDIRLYDLSGVTERPQMYFPLTLWAGWRYQSFAVRTSLPPESLASSVRETMRRIDPAQPIYALDTLAAMARRDLRLPNLSAWLLSIFAGVALLLATVGIYAVMSTSVAQRTREIGVRMALGAAPMTVHRMILRHGIQLVGSGVLIGIVLSAAAGKVLESVLFNTTAFEIPVLGAAAATLLITALLAVFQPARRATRIEPIVALRAE; this is encoded by the coding sequence ATGCTGGCCGAACTCTTTGCCTTTCTGCGCACCACCTTGCGGCGGTGGTTTCTGCGCGACCGACAGGAGACCGCGTTGCGGGACGAGCTGGCGTTTCATCGCGAACAACTCGTCTCGCAATACCGCGAGGAGGGCATGACACCGGCGGAGGCCGAACACGCCGCCGCCAAAGAATTCGGCGCGTTCGCCGATGCCTACGTGGAGGAAAGTCGCGACACGTGGCGGCCTTCGTGGATTCGCGCCGTTGGCCATGATTTACGGTTCGCGACGCGGTCCATGATGCGGTCGCCCAGTTTTTCGTTGTTGGCCGTCGTCACGCTTGCGCTGGGCATCGGAGCCTGCACCACGATGTTCAGCGTGATCCAGTCGACGGTGCGTTCGGCGTTGCCGGTCGAGGATCAGGATCGATTGGTCTTCTTTTGGGAGGACAATCTCGAGCTCGGGATTGATCAATTCTCCCAGTCGATCCCCAACTTCGTCGACTATCGCGATCGTTTGACGTCGTTTGAATCATTGATCGGCACGAATGGCGGAAACGTCAGCTTGGCTCTCGAAACCGGGGCGGCCATGCATGCTCGCGCTGTCGCCATCAGCGCTGGTTTCAGCCGGGCGTTCGGCTGGCCTCTGCTCCGCGGGCGGGATTTTCTGTCGGCCGAGGACGCGCCGGGCGGTCCGGCGGTGGCAATCATCAGCGAGCGCGTCTGGCGGGAACAATTCAACGGACGTGAAAACGTGATCGGTGCCACCGTGCTGATCGACCGCGAGCCGCATCAAGTCGTCGGCGTGGTCGGCCGCCAAGCCGACCTGTTGGGTGACACGGATGTCTGGCGACCGCTGCGCCCCGATCCCACCCGGGTGTCGCGGGACGATCACTGGGTGACCGTGATCGGAAAACTGAAGACCGGGGTCGCAATCGACCAGGCCGAAGCCGAAATCGATGCGGTCGCAGCGACGCTGCGTGCTGAGTATCCGGATACGATGAAGGGCTGGGGCGCCCACCTCGAAACTCTGACCGACCAGATCATTCCGCCAGCGTGGCGAGACAGCCTGAATCTGCTTTTCGCCGCCGTAGGGCTGCTGTTGCTGATCGCCTGCGCCAATGTCGCCAACTTGCTGCTGTCGCGGGCGTTGATCCGCGAGAACGAGATCGCAATTCGCATTTCCCTCGGTGCGACGCGGGGCCAGATCGTCCGCCAATTGCTGTGCGAAACGCTCGTGCTCGCCGCCGCAGGCACCGCGGTGGGACTGTTGTTGACCTATTGGGGCCTCGACGCGCTGCGCACCTTCGCGCCGACCGATTTACCACGCATCGACACCATCGCACTGAGCACGCCGTCCTTCGTTTTTGCCGCCCTCACCTGCCTGGGCACGACATTGGTCGCGGGTTTGCTGCCTGCTTTGAAAGGAACCGGCGGCAAGCGTCCCCCCGGCCAAGGCATGGCGGTTAAAACCATTGGCGGCTCGAAGCACCGCAATCGTCTGCGCGACCTCCTCGTGATGATCCAGGTGGCCCTTTCCTTGGCGTTGCTGGTCGGCGCGGGGCTGCTCATTCGCAGCTTCGGTCAACTGAGCCAGGAGAGTCCCGGTTTCGATGCGGACAACGTGCTGACGTTTTCCATCGGTCTCGACGAGGCGACGTATGGTGATCCTTCCGCCAAGCAGGCGTTCTATCGTCGGGTCGGCGAGGAGCTGCGCGCCTTGCCCGGCGTGGAGGCAGTCGCCCAGACCAGCGGCCTGCCTTTTGGCGACGGCGGGACGAGTTTAAATCTTTTCCCGGCCGAGGCGGCCGCCTTGTCACTGGAGGAGTCCGTGCAATCGTCCTGGCGCATCGTCGATGCCAACTACTTTGCGGTGTTGCGGATTCCGCTGGTCGAAGGCCGCGCGTTTGATGACCGCGACACCAATTGGGATACCCCCGTCATCATGCTCAGCCGCCGACTGGCGGAACAGTTTTGGCCCGGTGAAAGCGCGTTGGGTAAGCGGGTAAACCCCGGGGGCGGCGACAACCTCTACACCGTGATCGGTGTCGTGGAAGATATCCGCCTCTATGATTTATCCGGTGTGACCGAGCGACCGCAGATGTATTTCCCGCTCACCCTGTGGGCGGGATGGCGCTACCAGTCCTTTGCCGTGCGCACCTCGCTCCCGCCGGAATCGTTGGCGTCCTCCGTCCGCGAAACCATGCGACGCATCGACCCGGCCCAGCCAATTTACGCCCTCGACACGTTGGCCGCCATGGCCCGCCGCGACCTGCGTCTGCCGAATTTGAGCGCTTGGTTGCTGAGTATCTTTGCCGGCGTCGCGCTGCTGTTAGCGACCGTGGGCATCTACGCGGTCATGAGCACTTCGGTCGCGCAACGCACCCGGGAAATCGGGGTGCGCATGGCGTTGGGCGCCGCCCCCATGACGGTGCATCGCATGATCCTGCGTCATGGCATCCAGCTCGTGGGTTCGGGCGTGCTGATCGGCATCGTCCTGTCGGCAGCGGCGGGCAAGGTGCTCGAATCGGTGCTGTTCAACACCACCGCCTTTGAGATCCCGGTCTTGGGGGCCGCGGCCGCGACCCTGTTGATCACCGCTTTGCTGGCCGTGTTTCAACCTGCGCGACGCGCCACTCGCATCGAGCCCATCGTGGCGCTGCGTGCGGAGTAA